The following proteins are encoded in a genomic region of Oryctolagus cuniculus chromosome 13, mOryCun1.1, whole genome shotgun sequence:
- the BMI1 gene encoding polycomb complex protein BMI-1 isoform X2, protein MHRTTRIKITELNPHLMCVLCGGYFIDATTIIECLHSFCKTCIVRYLETSKYCPICDVQVHKTRPLLNIRSDKTLQDIVYKLVPGLFKNEMKRRRDFYAAHPSADAANGSNEDRGEVADEDKRIITDDEIISLSIEFFDQNRLDRKVSKDKEKSKEEVNDKRYLRCPAAMTVMHLRKFLRSKMDIPNTFQIDVMYEEEPLKDYYTLMDIAYIYTWRRNGPLPLKYRVRPTCKRMKISHQRDGLTNAGELESDSGSDKANSPAGVL, encoded by the exons ATGCATCGAACAACCAGAATCAAGATCACTGAGCTAAATCCCCACCTAATGTGTGTGCTTTGTGGAGGATACTTCATTGATGCCACCACCATAATAGAATGTCTACATTCCT TCTGTAAAACATGTATTGTGCGTTACCTGGAGACCAGCAAGTATTGCCCTATTTGTGATGTTCAAGTTCACAAAACCAGGCCACTGCTGAATATAAG GTCAGATAAAACTCTTCAAGATATCGTATACAAATTAGTTCCAGGGCTTTTCAAAA ATGAAATGAAGAGAAGAAGGGATTTTTATGCAGCTCATCCTTCAGCTGATG CTGCCAATGGCTCTAATGAAGATAGAGGAGAAGTTGCAGATGAAGATAAGAGAATTATAACTGATGATGAAATAATAAGTTTATCCATTGAATTCTTTGACCAGAACAG aTTGGATCGGAAAGTaagcaaagacaaagagaaatctaagGAGGAG GTGAATGATAAAAGATATTTACGATGCCCAGCAGCAATGACTGTGATGCACTTAAGAAAGTTTCTCAGAAGTAAAATGGACATACCTAACACTTTCCAG ATTGATGTCATGTATGAAGAGGAGCCCTTGAAGGATTACTATACACTAATGGATATTGCCTACATTTATACCTGGAGAAGG AATGGTCCACTtcctttgaaatacagagttcGACCTACTTGTAAGAGGATGAAGATCAGTCATCAGAGAGATGGACTGACAAATGCTGGAGAACTGGAAAGTGACTCTGGGAGTGACAAGGCCAACAGCCCAGCAGGAG TACTATGA
- the BMI1 gene encoding polycomb complex protein BMI-1 isoform X1 yields MHRTTRIKITELNPHLMCVLCGGYFIDATTIIECLHSFCKTCIVRYLETSKYCPICDVQVHKTRPLLNIRSDKTLQDIVYKLVPGLFKNEMKRRRDFYAAHPSADAANGSNEDRGEVADEDKRIITDDEIISLSIEFFDQNRLDRKVSKDKEKSKEEVNDKRYLRCPAAMTVMHLRKFLRSKMDIPNTFQIDVMYEEEPLKDYYTLMDIAYIYTWRRNGPLPLKYRVRPTCKRMKISHQRDGLTNAGELESDSGSDKANSPAGGIPSTSSCLPSPTTPVQSPHPQFPHISSTMNGTSNSPSGNHQSSFANRPRKSSVNGSSATSSG; encoded by the exons ATGCATCGAACAACCAGAATCAAGATCACTGAGCTAAATCCCCACCTAATGTGTGTGCTTTGTGGAGGATACTTCATTGATGCCACCACCATAATAGAATGTCTACATTCCT TCTGTAAAACATGTATTGTGCGTTACCTGGAGACCAGCAAGTATTGCCCTATTTGTGATGTTCAAGTTCACAAAACCAGGCCACTGCTGAATATAAG GTCAGATAAAACTCTTCAAGATATCGTATACAAATTAGTTCCAGGGCTTTTCAAAA ATGAAATGAAGAGAAGAAGGGATTTTTATGCAGCTCATCCTTCAGCTGATG CTGCCAATGGCTCTAATGAAGATAGAGGAGAAGTTGCAGATGAAGATAAGAGAATTATAACTGATGATGAAATAATAAGTTTATCCATTGAATTCTTTGACCAGAACAG aTTGGATCGGAAAGTaagcaaagacaaagagaaatctaagGAGGAG GTGAATGATAAAAGATATTTACGATGCCCAGCAGCAATGACTGTGATGCACTTAAGAAAGTTTCTCAGAAGTAAAATGGACATACCTAACACTTTCCAG ATTGATGTCATGTATGAAGAGGAGCCCTTGAAGGATTACTATACACTAATGGATATTGCCTACATTTATACCTGGAGAAGG AATGGTCCACTtcctttgaaatacagagttcGACCTACTTGTAAGAGGATGAAGATCAGTCATCAGAGAGATGGACTGACAAATGCTGGAGAACTGGAAAGTGACTCTGGGAGTGACAAGGCCAACAGCCCAGCAGGAGGTATTCCCTCCACCTCTTCTTGTTTGCCTAGCCCCACTACTCCAGTGCAGTCTCCTCATCCACAGTTTCCTCACATTTCTAGTACTATGAATGGAACCAGCAACAGCCCCAGCGGTAACCACCAATCTTCTTTTGCCAATAGACCTCGAAAATCATCAGTAAATGGGTCGTCAGCAACTTCATCTGGTTGA
- the LOC127483561 gene encoding potassium/sodium hyperpolarization-activated cyclic nucleotide-gated channel 2, whose protein sequence is MRPRAHAGRGGGAGCGASPVTSRAASRPAPPPRAPRRRRPPPLPPSSSLRGSGGGSARGAAMGALWTRRALSPPLGARRLRSRRDPGEVVGGVGIQDPVPTNPQTEPPRCSLSAKSCGKLRFKATGPFLEYGSSPYYVVCVCTRTHAHSERVNALQLSCWETLDKNA, encoded by the exons ATGCGGCCGCGCGCGCACGCGGGCCGGGGTGGCGGCGCGGGCTGCGGGGCCTCCCCGGTGACCTCCCGGGCGGCTTCccggcccgcgccgccgccccgcgccccccgccgccgccgcccgccgccgcttCCGCCTAGCAGTTCCCTCCGCGGGAGCGGCGGCGGCTCGGCGAGAGGGGCGGCCATGGGCGCATTGTGGACGCGCCGCGCGCTGTCTCCTCCCCTCGGCGCTCGCCGGCTCCGTTCCCGGAGAGACCCCGGGGAAGTGGTGGGAGGTGTCGGGATCCAGGACCCAGTCCCCACCAACCCGCAAACCGAGCCTCCCCGCTGCTCCCTCAGCGCGAAATCCTGCGGGAAACTCCGATTTAAGGCaactggg CCGTTTCTGGAATACGGCAGTAGTCCTTACTACGTGGTGTGTGTTTGcacacgcacgcatgcacacagtGAGCGCGTGAACGCACTCCAGCTCAGCTGTTGGGAGACACTTGACAAGAATGCTTAA
- the COMMD3 gene encoding COMM domain-containing protein 3, translated as MELSEYVQKGFQMLADPGSFDSNAFTLLLRAAFQSLLDAQADEAVLDHPDLKHIDPVVLKHCHAAAATYILEAGKHRVDKSTLSSYLEDCKFDRERIDLFCTEYQNNKNSLEILLGSISRSLPHITDVSWRLEYQIKTNQLHKMYRPAYLVTLNVENTDSGSYPEISFSCNMEQLQDLVGKLKDASKSLERATQL; from the exons ATGGAGCTCTCGGAGTATGTGCAGAAAGGCTTCCAGATGCTGGCGGATCCCGGCTCCTTCGACTCCAACGCCTTCACGCTTCTCCTCCGGGCGGCGTTCCAGAGCCTGCTGGACGCCCAGGCGGACGAGGCCGTGTTAG ATCACCCAGATTTGAAACATATTGACCCAGTGGTTCTAAAACATTGTCATGCAGCAGCTGCAACTTACATACTGGAGGCGGGAAAGCACCGAGTTGACAAATCAACTCTGAG CTCTTACCTAGAAGACTGTAAATTTGACAGAGAGCGAATAGACCTGTTTTGCACGGAATATCAG AATAATAAGAATTCCCTAGAAATCCTACTGGGAAG CATAAGTAGATCTCTCCCTCATATAACTGATGTTTCTTGGCGCTTGGAATATCAGATAAAG accAATCAACTTCATAAGATGTACAGACCTGCATATTTGGTGACTTTAAATGTAGAG aACACTGATTCCGGGTCCTACCCAGAGATTAGTTTTAGTTGCAACATGGAACAGTTACAG GATTTGGTGGGGAAACTTAAAGATGCTTCGAAAAGCCTGGAACGAGCAACTCAGTTATAA